The Curtobacterium sp. MCSS17_015 genomic sequence AACGCGCGCTCGAGCTGCTTGGACATCGACTCGTCCTCGGCGGGGATGAGGTGCGGCAGGCCCTCGACGATGGTGACGTCGGCGCCGAAGGACTTCCAGACGCTGGCGAACTCGACGCCGATCACGCCGCCGCCGAGGATGACGACCTTGTTCGGGACGTAGTCCATGCGGAGGGCGGTCTCGGAGGTGATCACGCGGCCGCCGATCTCGAGGCCGGGCAGCGACTTCGAGTAGGAGCCGGTGGCCAGGACGACGTTGCGCCCGGTCACGGTCTGGTCGCCGACCTGCACGGTGTTCTGCGAGGTCAGGCGACCCCAACCCTCGACCACGGTGATGCCGCGGGCCTTGATGAGTCCCTGCAGGCCCTTGTACTTCGAGTTGATGACGCCCTGCTGGTACTCGATGACCTTGGGGACGTCGACCCCGGCGAACTCGGCGAGGACGCCGTACTTCTCGGCGTCACGGGTGCCGTCGGCGATCTCGGCCGAGTGCAGCAACGCCTTCGTGGGGATGCAGCCGCGGTGCAGACACGTCCCTCCGAGCTTGTCTCCCTCGATGAGCGCGACGCTCATGCCGAGCTCGGCGGCCCGGAGCGCTGCGGCGTAGCCGCCGCTGCCGCCACCGAGGACCACGACGTCGTAAGTCTGTTCCGTCACCTGGTGCAACTCCCTCGTGCGTGTCAGGGGCGGCTTGGTGTCTCTTGGACGCCGTCCCGGTGGACACCGCGCGGCGGCGTCCGGCGGTCGGACCGTCGGTGCCGGTCCCGTCCCGTCAGTTCCGGCGGGGAGCACGCTGACGCGGCGGCCCCGCCGGAACCAAACCTACTACTTGGACTGCAGGTCTTCTGCGAGTGCGACCAGGGTCCGGACCATCACGCCGGTCGCGCCCTTGCCGAGCCATCCGTATCCCGCGCCGCGGTTCTCCGAGGGGCCGGCGATGTCGAGGTGTGCCCACGGGATGGTCACACCGTCGGCCGTCGTACCGACGAAGCGCTCGAGGAACTTCGCGGCCAGGAGCATGCCGCCCGCGGTCTGGCCGACCGTGGCGTTGACCATGTCGGCGACGTCGCTCGCCAGTCGTGCGTCGAGCTCCTCCGGCATCGGCATCGGCCAGACCGGCTCGGCGACGGCGTCGGCGACGGCGCGGACCCGGGCGACGAACTCGTCGCTGCCCATGAGTCCCGTCGTCCGGTCGCCCAGGGCGACCATCTGGGCGCCGGTGAGCGTCGCGACGTCGACGATCGCGTCGGGCTGCTCGAGCGAGGCCGCGGCCATGCCGTCACCGAGGACGAGGCGCCCTTCGGCGTCGGTGTTGGTGACCTCCACCGTCTTGCCGTTCTTCAGGGTGAGGACGTCCCCGGGGCGCGTCGCCGATCCGGACGGCATGTTCTCGGCGAGGCAGAGCCACGCGGTGACCTTCGTGTCGAGGCCGAGGCGTGCCGCGGCGACCGTCGCGGCGAGCACCGTCGCGGCACCGGTCATGTCGGTCTTCATCCCGAGCATCGACGCCGCGGGCTTCAGCGAGAGGCCGCCGGAGTCGAACGTGATGCCCTTCCCGACGAGCGCGAGGTGCCTGGTGGCTCCGGCGGGCTCGTAGCGGACGACGACGAGCCGCGGCGGACGGACGGACCCGCGACCGACACCGGCGATGCCGCCGAAGCCCTGCTCCTCGAGCTCGGTCTCGTCGAGGACCTCCACGGTGAGGGGCAGCCCGTCGGCGACGGCGGTGGCGACCTCGGCGACGTCGGACGGACCGAGGTCCCCGGCGGCGGTGTTGACGAGGTCGCGCACGAGCGCCGCGGCGTCGGCGACGATCGCCGGTCGGACCGTGGCGTCGGCGTCGACCGATGCGGGCGCGACGACGGTGATGCGCTGGTCGCCGCGGGCTGGCCCGGTGGTGCCGGCGCCCTTGTGGCGGGTGAACGCGTAGGAACCGAGGGCTGCGCCCTCGAGCGCGGCGGCGACGGTCTCGTCGTCCTCGGTCGGCAGGGCGAGGGCGATCGCGGCGACGTGCGGGAGCTGGCGGACGGCACTGCCGGCGGCGGAGCGGACGGCGGCGGGGCCGGTCGCACTGCCGAGCCCGACGAGCGCGATGCCGCCGGCGGCGACGCCGGCGGGTGCGCCGCCGGGGATGCGGACGAGTTGGTCCTTCGCGCCGGTCGCGCCGACGGCGCCGAGGTCGAGCTGCTCGAGGCCGGCGACGGTGCCGGCAGCGCTCGGTGCGAGTGTCGCGGGGCCGCCGTCGGTGCCGGGACGGACACCCACGACGAGCACGTCGGCGTCGACGGAGGCGGGGGAGGAGGAAGTGGTGGAGAGCGTCGGTCGGACCATGCGTCCAGCCTACTGACGGCCCTCTGTCGGCCTGTTCGCTGTCGGCGTGGGCCGCTGCCCGGGTCGCGTCGGTGGCCCCGCCTAGCATTGGCCTGGTGAACCACCCCGAGGACCTCTACACGCTCGACGAGTCCGCCCCGACGGTCCCTGCCGGGTTGCACCTCGTCGCCGCCCTCACGGGCTTCGCGGATGCGGGTTCGGCGGTGGCGCAGATCACCGCGTCGATCACCGGCACGCTCGAGACGCAGCTCGTGGCCGAGTTCGACCCGGACGTCCTGCTCGACTGGCGTGCCCGTCGTCCGGTGATCACCTTCGAGCACGACCACATCACCGCGGTGGAACCGCCGCGGCTGACCCTGCACCTCGTGCGTGACGAACTGGGGCAGCAGTTCCTGTTCCTCTCCGGGTACGAGCCGGACTTCCAGTGGAACCGCTTCGTCCGCGCCGTCGTCGACCTGGCAGAGGACCTGCAGGTCGCGGACACGACGTGGGTGCAGGCGATCCCCATGCCGGTCCCGCACACCCGGTCGATCGGCATGACGATCTCGGGCACCCGCGCCGACCTGGTCGAGTCCCTGAGCGTCTGGAAGCCCGAGACCCAGGCGCCGGCGAACGTCCTGCACCTGGTCGAGCACCGTCTCGCCGAGCTCGGGCAGCAGGTCACCGGTCTCGTGCTGCTCGTGCCGCACTACCTGTCCGACACGGAGTTCCCGGACGCAGCGGTCGCCGCCCTGTCCGGCATCTCGGCCGCGACCGGGCTCATCTTCCCGACCGACGCTCTCCGCGAGGAGGGCCGGGAGTTCCTGTCCCGGGTCGATGAGCAGGTCGCCGGCAACGCCGAGCTGCAGCGGCTGGTCGGGGCGCTCGAGCAGCGCCACGACACGTACATGGAGGGCAACCCGGTGGCGTCGCCGCTGACGGGCGCCGACGGTCAGGTGCCGACGGCGGACGCGATCGCCGCCGAGCTCGAACGCTTCCTCGCGGACCGTCGCACGGCCGACGACGACTGACGTCGGTCCGGAGGCCCGGGTCGCCCCCGCTGGTCCGCCTCCCGCCGTCACGCCTCCCGTCCCGACGGACGCCGCGCGGTGCGCGCGGCCCGTCCCCGGTGCTCCACAGCCCGCGCGGCCCGTACCCGGTGCTCCACAGCCCGCGCTCCGGGCTGATCCGTCCACCGGCACCGGCGGCCGCGCAGGTGCCGCTCGAGCGGTGGCTAGCCTGGTCGGGTGAACTCCCGCCGCGCCTTCGTCGTCTGGGGCGTCGCCGTCCTGGCGTACGTCCTGGCGGTCGTGCAGCGGTCGTCCCTCGGTGTCTCCGGGGTCGACGCGCAGGACCGTTTCGCCGTGTCCGCCGCCGTGCTGTCGACACTCGCCGTCGTGCAGATCGCCGTGTACGCGGGCCTGCAGATCCCCGTGGGGATCGCGCTCGACCGCGTCGGCCCGCGGCGACTGGTCCTCCTCGGAGCGCTGCTGCTGACCATCGGACAGGCCGTGGTGGCCCTGTCGCCCACCATCGGCCCGGCGATCGTCGGGCGGGTGCTGGTCGGTGCCGGCGACGCGATGACCTTCATCTCGGTGATGCGTCTGCTCCCGATGTGGTTCACCGGGTCCCTGCTGCCGCAGATCTCGCAGTGGACGGGCAACCTCGGGCAGGTCGGCCAGATCGTCTCCGCGTTCCCGTTCGCCCTGCTCCTGCACTCCCTCGGGTGGGACGCGGCGTTCGGTGTCGCGGCGATCGCCAGCGCGTTCGGACTGGTCCTGGCGGTGGTGTTCGTCCGGGCCGGTCCGGTGGCCGTGCGCACCGACACGATCCCGATCCCGCACTCGTGGGCGGCCGCGTTCAGCACGTTCGGCCACGCACTCCGACGCCCGGGCACGCAACTCGGGTTCTGGTCGCACTACGTCACCCAGTCGTCGGGCACCGTGTTCAGCCTGCTCTGGGGTGTGCCGATGCTCCGCGGGCTCGGGTACTCACCGACCGAGGCGGCGAGCTTCCTCACCGTCATCGTGGTCGTCGGGTTCGTCGCGGGACCCGTCCTCGGGCTCCTGTGCGCACGCTTCCCGATGCGGCGCTCCAACCTGGTCCTCGGGATCGTCACGGCGCTCGGTGTCGTGTGGACCGCCGTCCTGCTCTGGCCGGGTCAGCCACCCACGTGGCTCCTCGTCCTGCTGGTGGTGGCGATGGGTGTCGGCGGCCCCGGATCGCTCATCGGGTTCGACTTCGCCCGGTCGTTCAACCCGGTGGGGTCGCTCGGCTCGGCGAACGGCGTGGTCAACGTCGGCGGCTTCCTGGCGGCCTTCGTGATGATGTTCGCGATCGGCACGTCGCTCGACGTGCTGGCGTCCGCCTCGGGGACGGAGACGTTCGCCTGGCAGAACTTCCGCGTGGCGATGACCGTGCAGTACGTCGTGGTCGGGTTCGGCGTCGTCATGCTGCTGCTCGCACGCCGACGCACCCGCGCGCGTCTGCACGCAGAGGACGGAATACGGGTGGGGCCGCTGTGGGTTGCACTCGTTGCACGCTTGCGGAAACGGCGCGTGCAATAATGACCACGGACCCTTTCGGGTTCCCCGCGTCCGACGTCGGGGGACTTGACATGGGTCCTAGTGCTGCCCGGAACGGTAGGACCAGACGACGTGGGGGACTGCGGCGGTGGCCCTGGGCGGCGAGGGAAGGCCACGACCCCAGGAACGTGGCACGACGAGGAAGGTGATCGCATGGCTGCCCGGAGCACGACGGTCGATCCCACGAAGGACACCACGCCCGACGGCGTCGTGGCGGAAGACGCCACGGAGACGGAAGGCACGGTCGCGCCGAAGAAGCGCGCCACCAGGACCACCACCGCCGCCAAGAAGGCCGCCCCGAAGAAGGCGGCTCCGAAGAAGGCGGCCGGCAAGAAGGCCACGGCCGCCGCTGACGACGAGGACGGCGACGGCGAGGACGACGCGCCGGTCGAGGTGGCGGAGGACGTCACCGAGACGACCGACGACGTCGCCGAGGACACCGAGGACGACTCGGCTGCGAAGCCCACGACCGAGGCTGCCGCGGTCGCCGCGGGTGCGCTCGTCATCTCCCAGACCGACGACGACGAGGCGCCGGTCTACTCGACGACCATCACGGGCGCCACGGCCGACCCGGTGAAGGACTACCTCAAGCAGATCGGCAAGGTCGCGCTGCTCAACGCCGAGCAGGAGGTCGAGCTCGCGATG encodes the following:
- a CDS encoding PAC2 family protein, whose product is MNHPEDLYTLDESAPTVPAGLHLVAALTGFADAGSAVAQITASITGTLETQLVAEFDPDVLLDWRARRPVITFEHDHITAVEPPRLTLHLVRDELGQQFLFLSGYEPDFQWNRFVRAVVDLAEDLQVADTTWVQAIPMPVPHTRSIGMTISGTRADLVESLSVWKPETQAPANVLHLVEHRLAELGQQVTGLVLLVPHYLSDTEFPDAAVAALSGISAATGLIFPTDALREEGREFLSRVDEQVAGNAELQRLVGALEQRHDTYMEGNPVASPLTGADGQVPTADAIAAELERFLADRRTADDD
- a CDS encoding MFS transporter: MNSRRAFVVWGVAVLAYVLAVVQRSSLGVSGVDAQDRFAVSAAVLSTLAVVQIAVYAGLQIPVGIALDRVGPRRLVLLGALLLTIGQAVVALSPTIGPAIVGRVLVGAGDAMTFISVMRLLPMWFTGSLLPQISQWTGNLGQVGQIVSAFPFALLLHSLGWDAAFGVAAIASAFGLVLAVVFVRAGPVAVRTDTIPIPHSWAAAFSTFGHALRRPGTQLGFWSHYVTQSSGTVFSLLWGVPMLRGLGYSPTEAASFLTVIVVVGFVAGPVLGLLCARFPMRRSNLVLGIVTALGVVWTAVLLWPGQPPTWLLVLLVVAMGVGGPGSLIGFDFARSFNPVGSLGSANGVVNVGGFLAAFVMMFAIGTSLDVLASASGTETFAWQNFRVAMTVQYVVVGFGVVMLLLARRRTRARLHAEDGIRVGPLWVALVARLRKRRVQ
- a CDS encoding leucyl aminopeptidase: MVRPTLSTTSSSPASVDADVLVVGVRPGTDGGPATLAPSAAGTVAGLEQLDLGAVGATGAKDQLVRIPGGAPAGVAAGGIALVGLGSATGPAAVRSAAGSAVRQLPHVAAIALALPTEDDETVAAALEGAALGSYAFTRHKGAGTTGPARGDQRITVVAPASVDADATVRPAIVADAAALVRDLVNTAAGDLGPSDVAEVATAVADGLPLTVEVLDETELEEQGFGGIAGVGRGSVRPPRLVVVRYEPAGATRHLALVGKGITFDSGGLSLKPAASMLGMKTDMTGAATVLAATVAAARLGLDTKVTAWLCLAENMPSGSATRPGDVLTLKNGKTVEVTNTDAEGRLVLGDGMAAASLEQPDAIVDVATLTGAQMVALGDRTTGLMGSDEFVARVRAVADAVAEPVWPMPMPEELDARLASDVADMVNATVGQTAGGMLLAAKFLERFVGTTADGVTIPWAHLDIAGPSENRGAGYGWLGKGATGVMVRTLVALAEDLQSK